GGAAGTCCAGATATTGCTCTTATGTGCTCTTCAAACTGTGATATCGATGCTGCATCAAGAGTATAATGTCCAGTATTATGAACCCTAGGTGCAATCTCATTAATTAATACTTGATTTTTTCTCACAAAGAATTCAATTCCAATTGTTCCAACATAATCTAATCTTCTAGTTAAATTATCTGCAATTTCTATCATTTTATCATTATAATATGGTCCATAGTTATAAACTAATATTCCTTTTTCATTATAATTATAGGAAGGAGTATAATATTTGAACTCATTTTTGCTCCTCACAGCTATTATTGATGCTTCAAAATCGTAATTTACGAATTCTTCAACAACGAATTTACACTTCATATCTTTAATAAACTGATATTTATCTACATCATTATGAATAAAATATTGTCCCTTTCCATCATATCCTCCCTTAGATGTTTTGATTACTCCCTCATTATTGAACTCTTCCTTTAGTATTTTTAATGCTTCATCTCCATCTTCTGCAACGTAAAATCTAGGTACTGGAAAACTGTTGTCTCTAAGAAATTCTTTCTCCTTATATCTTTCTCTCTTTAATTCTACATTGTTTATTCTTGGCAATAGTTTCTCTTTTTCTTCTGCATATTCTAATGCATTTTCATTTACATGCTCAAATTCATATGTTATTATATCACTCGAATCTATCATTTGCTTGTATTCTTCCTCTGAGAAGCATTTGTCAGCTATTTTACATGCTGGATCTTTTTCTTTATCTCCTAGAACGTAAAATTCAAAAGGGTACTTTTTTCCTTCTAATATCATCATCCAGCCTAGCTGTCCGCCTCCTAGGATTCCAATCTTTAATTTAGATAGAGGTTGAGAGTACATCATTTTTCATACTCTCCATGAATTTCTCAAGTTTTTCTTCCAAGTCTTTATGTTTTATTGATAATATTCTTATTGCTAGTAAAGCAGCATTTTTTGCTCCACCTATGGCAACTGTAGCTACTGGTATACCGTATGGCATTTGAACTATTGAGAGCAAGGAATCTAGTCCATTTAAATTCTTAGATGGTATTGGTACTCCTATAACTGGTAATGTAGTTAAAGAAGCTGTCATTCCTGGTAAATGCGCTGCTCCTCCAGCTCCTGCAATAATAACTTCTATACCTCTAGATTTTGCAGTTTTGGCATATTCTACCATAAATTCTGGAGTTCTATGAGCTGATACTACTTTGGCTTCATAACTTACTCCAAAATCTTTTAAAATATCTATACAATCTTTCATATATTCTAGGTCACTCTTACTTCCCATAATGACTCCTACAAGTGGCATAATTATATGAAGATGTTTTTTTAAATAAGGTTATGTTTTAAAGAAAATGATATGTCATATACGTTTTAAACTTTTTTAAATAAGCTATTAGACGTGCCTGAAGTATATAGTGAAAAGGAACTTTTTAATGAATTAAGAGATGCGTACATTAGTAATAAAAAAGTTATGATGTTAGGATATGGAAGGCATTCTGAACTTAGGAAAGCTGATATTTATCTTCACGTAAAAATGGATGAATATGAGATTCATGAGAATTTTGTAATAGCTTATGCTGGGGCTTCTGTATCGAAAATAAGGGAAGATGCTTTAAGTAAAGATCTTTTATTTCCCTCATTTTACGACGGCTCAATAGGAGGACTATTAGCTAATAATGAAATTTCTCCTTTATCTACTAGGTTTGGTAAGCCTTCAGAATTTACAGAATGGGTAGATTTTGTAACTCCTTATAAAATGTTTAGATGGAAAGGTATTATAGGTTCAAAAGGACTTTTTGGAGGTATAACTAAGGCTAAAATAAAACTATTTGAAAGACCTAGTAAGGTATATACGTTTGAATCTACAATAGAAGATACTTCATATTTAATTTCTAGTATAGACAGATTTTCTAAATTTAATCCGTTAGTTTTGCTTATAGAATACTTAGAAAATGGCAAATACCAATTTCATGCGACATTAACTGAAAATATAGATACAACTGGTTTTAGTAAAGATGAAGGAGTTCCTAATATTGAAGAAAGTAATAAGAATAGTTATTATGTTAGAGTCAATAATGTGGAAGAATTCGTAAATGTTATGAAAAAAATAAACCCAATTTATGCATATACAGTGCTAAATACTGGATATGCAAAAATATATGTTACTGACGAAGATTTACTTGCTAATTATGAGTATTTTAAATCTGAAGAAGCTTCAATGATTCATAAAAAGTTAAAAAAGATATTTGATTTCAAAAACATATTCGTATAAAGGTAAATATTCTATGTCAAGATATTTTATAATTGACTGCGATACAGCAGAAGACGATATAATGAGTCTATTTATGTTACTTCGATATGGAATTGACGTTAAAGGTATAACTATAGTTGAAGGAAATATAGCTTTTGATCAAGAAGTAAATAATGCGCTTTGGGCGTTAGAATTCATAAATAAGGATATACCAGTATATCTAGGGAGCAGAAGGCCAATAGTAAAATCTTATAGAACAGTTGAAAATGTTCATGGAAAAGGAGGAATAGGAGATTTAATTCCAGAGCCAAAAACGCTTAAAGCTCAAAATAAAAGTGCAATTGATGCTATAATAGATTTAGCTAATACATACCCTGGAGAATTGGAATTTCTAGCAATATCTCCTTTAACTAACTTAGCTTTAGCATATCTTAAAGATAATTCAATAGCTAAAAAAATAAGGAAAGTATGGATAATGGGAGGTACTATATATGGGAGAGGAAATATAACTCCAGTAGCTGAATATAATATCTGGGTTGATCCTGATGCAGCAAAAATTATCTTTAATTCTGGAATGGATCTAACTATGGTTGCATGGGACTTAATAACTAATTATACAATTGATGAAAAAGAATGGAAATATATAATGAGTATGAATACAAAAATGTCAAACTTTTATATCTCTATTTATGAACATTACAGAAAATTTGCTATGCAGTATCAAAAAATGAATGGAAATCCGCATCCTGATTTAATAACAACTAGTATTGCTATAGATTCTTCAGTAGCTACAAAAGTTGAAAAGCAATATGTCGATATTGAAAACTGTGATTGTTTAACTCGAGGCATGACTGTAATAGATTATCTAGGAGTATTAAATAAGAATCCTAATACTAATGTAGTCTATGAAATAGATAAGCAGAAATTTATTTCAATGCTCTATAATTTACTTTCTTGGTTTTAACAATCAAATCTATTGCATAATGTAAATTCCATATCATCCAATAATTTTTTTATAAATAAGTAATTTCTATATAATTCTTCTAGCCCAGCATCAGTAATTGAATATATTATATCTTTTCCTATTAAAGCTCTCTTTTCAACATATCCTTTATTCTCTAGCATAGATAAGGATTTTGCAATAGTTTTCTTAGGAGTTCCTATGTATTCTGAAAGTTCTTTTATACTCAATTCTCCCTCAGCTAGATTTGTTAAAATTGTTAATTGTATTAGATTCATCAATAAGTATTTTGATTTCATGGTTTTAAATGATAACTTATGAAAGCTAAGATAACTGACTTTTTTTATTAGTGTAAAATCACTTACTTCAATATTTTCTTTTTATAATTGGTAAAAGTAATAATGATAAAATGGATGCGAATATGATAGAAGTATAAGGATTAGCTATAAATGTAGCTATAGTATATCCTAAAATCCAGCCTACTATTTGCATGGTTGTAGCATATGTAAAATCTACTACTGATTTTCGCGATTCTATCGATATTGGAATTATAGCTTCCCAAATTCCAAAACATACAGCGAAAAATGGATTTATTAATGCAAATATCTGCATAGAGAAAATAGAGAAGGATAAATACAACGCCTTTTTAGGCTCAACATAAGATAATAAATAAGTTGTAATCATACCAATTATCTCGGCTGTTGTAGCAATTATGCCGACAATTTCAAGGTTAAGATTATATAATTCTTTTATAACTAAGTAGATAAATTGCGACGATAAAGCAATAGGAACAATAGTAAAGATAATTACAAATGGTATTTTTTGCTTGACTGATAGCTTTTCTTTAGTGAAGGAAAAATTAAATGATAGCAAAGGAATTATTGAGAATAATATAGAAATTCCTGAAATTAAAAATAAAAATAAGTATCCAAAAGAGGATATAATAATTCCCCCTATTGTAGGCATTATTATAGCGGGGGAAACAGAAATTGCCCAAACTTTAGTAATTACACTTTCTCCTTGGATTCTCATTATGGCATAATAGTTGGGTAATGCTATGTAAAAGCATTCATTTAGCATGATAGAAATAAGTAACTCTTCAAAATTTTTTGAAAATGGTAATATTATGAGACCTAATCCGCTGAGTATCATTCCAAAAAATATTGAAAATTTTATTCCGAATCGTTTTGATAAAATATTTCCAATACTAGGGAAAGGCAAAGCTACAACTTCAGAAAGTAGGTAGAAAAGACCTAAATCATTAGGAGAGATAAATTTTATGAGAAATATAGATAGAAATGGTTGAAATAAATAGTATCCAATTCCCCATAAAATCCAACTAATACTAAAGATTATGGTATTATTATTCATATAGAATCAAATACATTAATTATAAATTATCCAATAATTTGTCAACTTCGCTTTGTTCTCCATAAATTATTAAATCATCTATATTTTCGTCATAATATTTTTTTATTAAACTCAAAACATTATCTATTTTACCTTCTAACATATCAGAAACTTCTCCTCCGCTTAATTTATCATCTTCGTATACTGTTATTACCTTATCCTTATATAGCATAATTCTAAACGCCGAGACAATTTTTCCATCTTCAACCTTTTTGTATATATACACAGTCATTTTAGGTTCAGTAAGTCCATGTCTGATGTACTCTATGTGTTTAAGCATAACTTAAAATCTTACTTTTTATTTTAAAAATGTAATGGATTACTTAGATGATTTGTTCGAATTTTTAAAAATAGATACTACATCAGCGAAAGGTAAAGGAGAAGAAGGAGCAAAATATCTAGTAGATTACATGAAATCTAATGGCATAGACGCTAGACTAATACGTGATAAGTCTAGAAATCCTTATGTTTATGGAGAAATAAATGTCAAAGCCAACAAGACACTATT
This genomic window from Acidianus manzaensis contains:
- a CDS encoding 5-(carboxyamino)imidazole ribonucleotide synthase, whose protein sequence is MYSQPLSKLKIGILGGGQLGWMMILEGKKYPFEFYVLGDKEKDPACKIADKCFSEEEYKQMIDSSDIITYEFEHVNENALEYAEEKEKLLPRINNVELKRERYKEKEFLRDNSFPVPRFYVAEDGDEALKILKEEFNNEGVIKTSKGGYDGKGQYFIHNDVDKYQFIKDMKCKFVVEEFVNYDFEASIIAVRSKNEFKYYTPSYNYNEKGILVYNYGPYYNDKMIEIADNLTRRLDYVGTIGIEFFVRKNQVLINEIAPRVHNTGHYTLDAASISQFEEHIRAISGLPLGSISVSKFFGMVNILGTDNLPKELLNYGKVYWYGKNEVRKRRKMGHVNIIGNDLEDVKQKIDNVIKLIYPQGYSL
- the purE gene encoding 5-(carboxyamino)imidazole ribonucleotide mutase: MPLVGVIMGSKSDLEYMKDCIDILKDFGVSYEAKVVSAHRTPEFMVEYAKTAKSRGIEVIIAGAGGAAHLPGMTASLTTLPVIGVPIPSKNLNGLDSLLSIVQMPYGIPVATVAIGGAKNAALLAIRILSIKHKDLEEKLEKFMESMKNDVLSTSI
- a CDS encoding FAD-binding protein → MPEVYSEKELFNELRDAYISNKKVMMLGYGRHSELRKADIYLHVKMDEYEIHENFVIAYAGASVSKIREDALSKDLLFPSFYDGSIGGLLANNEISPLSTRFGKPSEFTEWVDFVTPYKMFRWKGIIGSKGLFGGITKAKIKLFERPSKVYTFESTIEDTSYLISSIDRFSKFNPLVLLIEYLENGKYQFHATLTENIDTTGFSKDEGVPNIEESNKNSYYVRVNNVEEFVNVMKKINPIYAYTVLNTGYAKIYVTDEDLLANYEYFKSEEASMIHKKLKKIFDFKNIFV
- a CDS encoding nucleoside hydrolase, with the translated sequence MSRYFIIDCDTAEDDIMSLFMLLRYGIDVKGITIVEGNIAFDQEVNNALWALEFINKDIPVYLGSRRPIVKSYRTVENVHGKGGIGDLIPEPKTLKAQNKSAIDAIIDLANTYPGELEFLAISPLTNLALAYLKDNSIAKKIRKVWIMGGTIYGRGNITPVAEYNIWVDPDAAKIIFNSGMDLTMVAWDLITNYTIDEKEWKYIMSMNTKMSNFYISIYEHYRKFAMQYQKMNGNPHPDLITTSIAIDSSVATKVEKQYVDIENCDCLTRGMTVIDYLGVLNKNPNTNVVYEIDKQKFISMLYNLLSWF
- a CDS encoding helix-turn-helix domain-containing protein, whose protein sequence is MNLIQLTILTNLAEGELSIKELSEYIGTPKKTIAKSLSMLENKGYVEKRALIGKDIIYSITDAGLEELYRNYLFIKKLLDDMEFTLCNRFDC
- a CDS encoding MFS transporter — encoded protein: MNNNTIIFSISWILWGIGYYLFQPFLSIFLIKFISPNDLGLFYLLSEVVALPFPSIGNILSKRFGIKFSIFFGMILSGLGLIILPFSKNFEELLISIMLNECFYIALPNYYAIMRIQGESVITKVWAISVSPAIIMPTIGGIIISSFGYLFLFLISGISILFSIIPLLSFNFSFTKEKLSVKQKIPFVIIFTIVPIALSSQFIYLVIKELYNLNLEIVGIIATTAEIIGMITTYLLSYVEPKKALYLSFSIFSMQIFALINPFFAVCFGIWEAIIPISIESRKSVVDFTYATTMQIVGWILGYTIATFIANPYTSIIFASILSLLLLPIIKRKY